One genomic window of uncultured delta proteobacterium includes the following:
- the ispDF gene encoding Bifunctional enzyme IspD/IspF (Includes: 2-C-methyl-D-erythritol 4-phosphate cytidylyltransferase; 2-C-methyl-D-erythritol 2,4-cyclodiphosphate synthase), producing the protein MHCWAIIAAAGSGSRLREAGIDRPKQFLELDGVPLYWHSARTFARVAGISGIVFVFPPQAKDLAGEETALLAEAEDFPLPCRFAAGGDTRQDSVRNALAALPPECTHVLVHDAARPFMTARLAAAVLDGLRAHHAAVIPGVPLVDTIKRVDGSGLVHGTIDRNSLRAVQTPQGFSRAHLTEAHAKALADNLAVTDDAALLELLGIPVFVTMGDAANKKITTPADLALLEKHGGDDTMTMPRTGFGYDVHAYGGNRPLILGGVPIPSDYTVAAHSDGDVLLHALIDAILGCLGRGDIGTLFPDSDRQYAGIESGILLSEVLRLAFQDNFAIAHADMTIVAQAPKIAPYREQIAANVARLLALPVSCVNVKATTEEKLGFTGEKKGLKAYAVVTGVVRQR; encoded by the coding sequence ATGCATTGTTGGGCTATCATCGCGGCGGCCGGCAGCGGCTCCCGGCTGCGGGAAGCGGGCATAGACCGCCCCAAGCAGTTTCTTGAGCTGGACGGCGTCCCGCTCTATTGGCACAGCGCCCGCACCTTTGCCCGCGTGGCCGGGATATCCGGCATCGTGTTCGTCTTCCCGCCGCAGGCAAAAGACCTGGCAGGGGAAGAAACGGCCCTCCTGGCCGAAGCTGAAGACTTTCCCCTCCCCTGCCGCTTCGCGGCCGGGGGCGACACGCGCCAGGATTCCGTCCGCAACGCTCTGGCCGCGCTTCCCCCGGAATGCACCCACGTGCTCGTGCACGACGCGGCGCGCCCGTTCATGACGGCCCGCCTCGCCGCCGCCGTTCTGGACGGCCTGCGCGCGCACCATGCGGCCGTTATCCCTGGCGTTCCGCTGGTGGACACCATCAAGCGGGTGGACGGTTCCGGGCTGGTTCACGGCACCATCGACCGAAACAGCCTGCGGGCCGTGCAGACGCCGCAGGGGTTCTCCCGCGCGCATCTCACCGAGGCCCACGCAAAAGCCCTGGCGGACAACCTGGCCGTCACGGACGACGCGGCGCTCCTCGAGCTTCTCGGCATCCCGGTTTTCGTGACCATGGGCGACGCCGCCAACAAAAAAATCACCACGCCTGCCGATCTCGCCCTTCTGGAAAAACACGGTGGAGACGATACCATGACCATGCCCCGCACGGGTTTCGGCTACGACGTGCACGCTTACGGCGGCAACCGCCCGCTCATCCTCGGCGGCGTGCCCATCCCTTCGGATTACACTGTCGCCGCCCATTCCGACGGCGACGTGCTCCTGCACGCCCTTATCGACGCCATCCTGGGCTGTCTCGGGCGCGGGGATATCGGCACCTTGTTCCCGGATTCGGACCGGCAATACGCCGGGATAGAAAGCGGCATTCTGCTCTCGGAAGTCCTGCGGCTGGCCTTTCAGGACAATTTCGCCATCGCGCACGCCGACATGACTATCGTGGCCCAGGCTCCCAAAATCGCCCCCTACCGGGAACAGATCGCCGCCAACGTGGCGCGGCTTCTCGCGCTTCCCGTCTCCTGCGTGAACGTGAAAGCCACGACAGAGGAAAAGCTCGGGTTCACCGGTGAGAAAAAAGGCCTCAAAGCCTACGCCGTGGTGACCGGGGTTGTGCGGCAGCGATAG
- the potA gene encoding Spermidine/putrescine import ATP-binding protein PotA codes for MSYVRLIDVTKRFGQVTAVDRLNLTIEKGECFSMLGPSGCGKTTTLRMVAGFEDLDEGEIHVGERLLSSKAKGYYLPPEKRDFGMVFQAFAVWPHLTVYENVAFPLRIKKIPAAELDRRTKDALASTNLLDVANKSPEDLSGGGKQRVALARALAINPDVMLLDEPLSSLDPHLREEMRFEIKDLQRQYGFSIIYVTHDQAEAMALSDRILVMKFGVVQQIDSPLNVYNNPANKFVFSFIGLSNFLDVQGQGDTFAVSGGAALPTGLTPPPDLSGPRDVTLSLASRPSEIDFADHGGIPGTVVRKSFLGEIVDYQIQVGSQAMRVQKGRRSQGPDVGGNCHLKLLRPFWYPAGDEA; via the coding sequence ATGTCGTACGTGAGACTTATCGACGTCACAAAGCGGTTCGGCCAGGTCACGGCGGTGGACCGGCTGAACCTGACCATCGAAAAAGGGGAGTGTTTCTCCATGCTCGGCCCTTCGGGGTGCGGCAAAACCACCACCTTGCGGATGGTGGCGGGTTTCGAAGACCTGGACGAAGGGGAAATCCACGTCGGCGAGCGGCTCCTTTCCTCCAAAGCGAAGGGGTATTACCTGCCCCCGGAAAAGCGCGATTTCGGCATGGTGTTCCAGGCGTTCGCCGTATGGCCGCACCTGACGGTTTACGAGAACGTGGCTTTCCCCCTGCGCATCAAAAAGATCCCGGCGGCGGAGCTTGACCGCCGCACAAAAGACGCTCTCGCTTCCACCAACCTCCTGGACGTGGCAAACAAAAGCCCGGAGGATCTTTCCGGCGGCGGCAAGCAGCGGGTGGCGCTCGCCAGAGCCCTTGCCATCAACCCGGACGTGATGCTCCTGGACGAGCCGCTCTCCAGCCTCGACCCGCACCTGCGCGAGGAAATGCGGTTCGAAATCAAAGATTTGCAGCGCCAATACGGGTTTTCCATCATCTACGTCACCCACGACCAGGCCGAGGCCATGGCGCTTTCCGACCGCATCCTGGTCATGAAGTTCGGCGTGGTGCAGCAGATAGACTCCCCGCTCAACGTCTACAACAACCCGGCCAACAAGTTTGTGTTCAGTTTCATCGGGTTGTCCAACTTCCTCGACGTGCAGGGCCAGGGCGATACCTTTGCCGTCTCCGGCGGGGCCGCGCTCCCAACCGGCCTGACGCCGCCCCCGGATCTCTCCGGCCCGCGCGACGTTACTCTTTCCCTTGCCAGCCGTCCTTCCGAAATCGACTTCGCGGACCATGGCGGCATACCCGGCACGGTCGTCCGCAAGTCGTTCCTCGGCGAAATCGTGGATTACCAGATTCAGGTGGGCAGCCAGGCCATGCGCGTGCAAAAAGGCAGGCGATCTCAAGGTCCGGATGTCGGCGGGAATTGCCATCTCAAGTTGCTGCGCCCGTTCTGGTACCCGGCAGGGGATGAGGCGTAA
- a CDS encoding ABC transporter, permease protein: protein MSTLPIRPDAKSGGRPGGKQGGGFGTAQIILALSIGVLVVFVAFPVILIFLNAFWDNEGNFNIVDVVKVLKEPDTYQALLNSIIIAIGTTFGSTAVGTFFAWLVTRTDLPYKRFMKGMFLVPFMLPSFIGALAWKMLLSPRAGYINRFFMDTFGFDGPIFNIYSYAGIILVEIMYLFPFVFIQVCGALERMDPTLEESARISGAGLGTITRKITIPLVMPSILSGALLIMLYSMAHFGTVAVLGIENGIFNIPTLIYERIHQSAGSFESIRTGTVLASILVVTAAFIIWMQNRILGKGRYQIIAGKSFRPMELKLRGLRVPLMVFCVAYIGFTIVLPTAVIFLVGALPTYGLPFTWENLSLENYRFILFEHKLTRDAIFNSVTLGLSAALITMFAGVMISYVIVKMKVRGKGVLEFLGMLPFSVPGSVIALGVILAWSGKFGINLYNTVWIILVAYIARYMAFSLKANSAALEQVHDSLVEAARACGATMWQALKDIVLPLVRPGMLAAFFLIFLPSLRELTVSIMLYAPTTRTIGVAIYTLNEDGETVVSAALAGIALILIITGQTLINRFTAKHTKG, encoded by the coding sequence ATGAGCACCTTACCCATTAGGCCCGACGCCAAATCCGGCGGGCGGCCCGGCGGCAAGCAAGGCGGCGGTTTCGGGACCGCCCAGATCATCCTGGCCCTGTCCATCGGCGTGCTGGTGGTGTTTGTCGCGTTCCCGGTCATTCTGATTTTCCTTAACGCTTTCTGGGACAACGAGGGCAACTTCAACATCGTTGACGTGGTCAAGGTGCTGAAAGAGCCGGATACCTACCAGGCGCTGCTCAACTCCATCATCATCGCCATCGGCACGACGTTCGGCAGCACGGCCGTGGGCACCTTTTTCGCATGGCTGGTGACCCGCACGGACCTGCCGTACAAGCGGTTCATGAAAGGCATGTTCCTGGTGCCCTTCATGCTGCCGTCCTTCATCGGCGCTCTGGCCTGGAAGATGCTGCTCTCCCCCAGGGCCGGGTACATCAACCGGTTTTTCATGGACACCTTCGGCTTCGACGGGCCGATCTTCAATATTTACTCCTACGCGGGCATTATTCTGGTGGAGATCATGTATCTCTTCCCCTTCGTGTTCATCCAGGTCTGCGGCGCGCTGGAGCGCATGGACCCGACGCTCGAGGAATCCGCCCGCATTTCCGGGGCCGGGCTCGGCACCATCACGCGCAAGATAACCATCCCCCTGGTCATGCCCAGCATCCTGTCCGGCGCGCTGCTCATCATGCTGTATTCCATGGCCCATTTCGGCACCGTGGCCGTGCTCGGCATCGAAAATGGAATATTCAACATCCCGACGCTGATTTACGAGCGCATCCACCAGAGCGCGGGCAGTTTTGAATCCATCCGCACGGGCACTGTCCTCGCCTCCATCCTGGTCGTGACGGCGGCCTTCATCATCTGGATGCAGAATAGAATCCTGGGCAAGGGCCGTTACCAGATCATCGCGGGCAAGAGCTTCCGGCCCATGGAGTTGAAGTTGCGCGGCCTGCGCGTGCCGCTCATGGTTTTCTGCGTGGCCTATATCGGGTTTACCATCGTGCTGCCCACGGCGGTCATTTTCCTCGTGGGCGCGCTGCCGACCTACGGGCTGCCCTTCACCTGGGAGAACCTGTCGCTTGAGAACTACCGCTTCATTCTGTTCGAGCACAAGCTGACCCGGGACGCCATCTTCAATAGTGTCACGTTGGGTCTTTCCGCCGCGCTCATCACCATGTTCGCGGGCGTCATGATCTCTTACGTGATCGTGAAGATGAAGGTGCGGGGCAAGGGCGTTCTGGAGTTCCTCGGCATGCTGCCGTTCTCGGTGCCGGGCTCGGTTATCGCGCTGGGCGTGATCCTGGCCTGGAGCGGCAAGTTCGGCATCAATCTCTACAACACGGTCTGGATCATTTTGGTGGCCTATATCGCGCGGTACATGGCCTTCTCTCTAAAGGCCAATTCCGCCGCGCTCGAACAGGTGCACGATTCACTGGTGGAAGCGGCCAGGGCCTGCGGGGCCACCATGTGGCAGGCCTTGAAGGATATCGTGCTGCCGCTCGTCCGGCCCGGCATGCTGGCGGCGTTTTTCCTCATTTTCCTGCCGTCCTTACGCGAGCTGACCGTTTCCATCATGCTCTACGCGCCCACGACCAGGACCATCGGCGTCGCCATCTACACCCTGAACGAGGACGGCGAAACCGTGGTCTCGGCGGCGCTCGCGGGCATTGCCCTTATCCTCATCATCACGGGCCAGACGCTCATCAACCGCTTCACCGCCAAGCACACCAAGGGGTAA
- the fbpC gene encoding ferric transporter subunit; ATP-binding component of ABC transporter; CP4-6 prophage (Evidence 2b : Function of strongly homologous gene; PubMedId : 8113168; Product type t : transporter) — protein MATIHLDGVSKAYGDNTVFSGLSLTVDHGECFTLLGPSGCGKTVLLRLIAGFETPNAGAIRIGGALVADASGESVPPDRRDLGVVFQEYAVWPHMTVFQNVSYPLKLAKASQAELTEKTLHAISLVNMAGLEKRLPSELSGGQQQRVALARALVARPSIMLLDEPLSNLDANLREEMRFEIKELQHKLDITVFYVTHDQEIALAISDRMAIMDLRGNIRQIGTPAEIYEKPADLFVFNFMGVANCIQVNRRGDVLCAGKGAQPVPWQAPPDDETVAEWVAGCRPSDVIIARPGAGGGNTLRGVIKRASFLGAMMDYLVEIDGAHLRTELPTHTAIAENLVFKDGEECAISFHNLHWFDARHMAEVTA, from the coding sequence ATGGCCACTATTCATCTGGACGGCGTCAGCAAGGCCTACGGCGACAACACGGTGTTTTCCGGCCTGTCCCTGACCGTGGATCACGGCGAATGTTTTACCCTGCTGGGGCCGTCGGGCTGCGGCAAAACCGTGCTGTTGCGCCTTATCGCCGGGTTTGAAACCCCGAACGCCGGGGCCATCCGCATCGGGGGCGCCCTTGTGGCGGACGCTTCCGGCGAGAGCGTGCCCCCTGACCGGCGGGACCTTGGCGTGGTGTTCCAGGAGTATGCCGTCTGGCCCCACATGACGGTGTTTCAGAACGTGTCCTACCCCCTGAAGCTGGCTAAAGCATCCCAGGCGGAACTGACGGAAAAGACCCTGCACGCCATATCCCTGGTGAACATGGCCGGTCTTGAGAAGCGCCTGCCCTCGGAACTTTCCGGCGGGCAGCAGCAGCGCGTGGCGCTGGCGAGAGCGCTGGTCGCCCGGCCTTCCATCATGCTCCTGGACGAGCCGCTCTCCAACCTCGACGCCAACCTGCGCGAGGAGATGCGCTTCGAAATCAAGGAATTGCAGCACAAGCTCGACATAACGGTTTTTTACGTGACCCACGATCAGGAGATCGCGCTCGCCATATCCGACCGCATGGCCATTATGGACCTGAGAGGGAACATCCGGCAGATCGGCACGCCGGCGGAAATTTACGAAAAGCCGGCGGACCTGTTCGTGTTCAACTTCATGGGCGTCGCCAATTGCATCCAGGTGAACAGGCGCGGGGATGTTTTGTGCGCCGGGAAGGGCGCGCAACCCGTGCCCTGGCAAGCGCCCCCGGATGACGAAACCGTCGCGGAATGGGTGGCCGGGTGCAGGCCCTCGGACGTCATCATCGCCCGGCCCGGCGCGGGCGGGGGCAACACCCTGCGCGGCGTCATCAAACGGGCCAGCTTCCTGGGAGCCATGATGGATTATCTCGTGGAAATCGACGGCGCGCATTTGCGCACGGAACTGCCCACCCACACGGCCATCGCCGAGAACCTCGTGTTCAAGGACGGCGAGGAATGCGCCATTTCCTTCCACAACCTGCACTGGTTCGACGCGCGGCACATGGCGGAGGTGACGGCATGA
- a CDS encoding Extracellular solute-binding protein family 1, whose amino-acid sequence MRQKMIAMAVALCLALGFAAQANAAEKMILYTSMKESLIGAIYDAFKKKHPDTTIDYQSAGAGKLMAKIAAERQAGKVLADVLWTSEVPDFYNLKSEGMLETYVPTNFKELINPFDDHDGSFTAARLGTLGIVYNTKFIKQAPAKWDDIFGKDFNGAFGIANPALSGTAYMSISLLVKQFGWEFIEKMAANKSKIGKGAGQVVDDTASGELVGCIAVDYITLDKIKKGATLGYAFPPEILVVPSPVAIIKGTPNLSAAKKFVDFLLSKEAQEIIAAEGTLPVRNDVALNPGLPIASPAEAVKRSIKIDYLAMMAEKQATVKKFTDIMQGKK is encoded by the coding sequence ATGCGTCAAAAAATGATTGCCATGGCCGTGGCGCTTTGTCTTGCTCTCGGCTTTGCCGCGCAGGCAAACGCCGCGGAAAAGATGATCCTGTACACGTCCATGAAGGAATCGCTCATCGGCGCGATCTACGATGCCTTCAAGAAAAAACATCCGGACACGACCATTGACTACCAGTCCGCCGGCGCGGGCAAGCTGATGGCGAAAATCGCCGCCGAGCGCCAGGCCGGGAAAGTGCTGGCCGACGTGCTCTGGACGAGCGAAGTGCCCGACTTTTACAACCTGAAGAGCGAGGGCATGCTCGAAACGTACGTGCCTACTAACTTCAAGGAACTGATCAACCCCTTTGACGACCACGACGGCAGCTTCACCGCCGCGCGGCTCGGCACGCTGGGAATCGTGTACAACACCAAGTTCATCAAACAGGCTCCGGCCAAGTGGGACGACATCTTCGGCAAGGACTTCAACGGCGCGTTCGGGATAGCCAACCCGGCCCTGTCCGGCACGGCCTACATGTCCATATCGCTCCTGGTCAAGCAGTTCGGCTGGGAATTCATCGAAAAGATGGCGGCTAACAAGTCCAAAATCGGCAAGGGCGCGGGCCAGGTCGTTGACGATACCGCCTCCGGCGAGCTGGTGGGCTGCATTGCCGTCGACTACATAACCCTGGACAAGATCAAGAAGGGCGCGACTCTCGGCTACGCCTTCCCGCCGGAAATTCTGGTGGTGCCGAGCCCCGTGGCCATCATCAAGGGCACCCCGAACCTCTCGGCCGCCAAGAAATTCGTGGATTTCCTGCTCTCCAAGGAAGCCCAGGAAATCATCGCGGCCGAAGGCACGCTGCCCGTGCGGAACGACGTCGCCCTCAACCCCGGCCTGCCCATCGCATCCCCCGCGGAAGCGGTCAAGCGGTCCATCAAGATAGACTACCTCGCCATGATGGCCGAAAAGCAGGCCACCGTGAAGAAATTCACGGACATCATGCAGGGCAAGAAGTAG
- the cpxR gene encoding DNA-binding response regulator in two-component regulatory system with CpxA (Evidence 2a : Function of homologous gene experimentally demonstrated in an other organism; PubMedId : 11830644, 20011345, 3058985, 8294007, 9159398, 9401031; Product type r : regulator): protein MQKILIIDDDNELFGLLVDYLQDEGFSCAHAPDAETGLKKSAESRFDIIVLDVMLPGVNGFEVLRRLRSSSHANAVPVLMLTARGEEIDRIVGLEMGADDYLGKPFNPRELVARLRAVLRRAGAGKPETQAVQQVEDISINHAAHSVTANGKQHDLTGAEIRLLRHLVENIGNIVSRDFLYKSIFGHPAYPTDRSLDMLVSRLRKKLGGRPDGGERIKAVRGEGYVYLLSGEQS, encoded by the coding sequence ATGCAAAAAATCCTGATAATTGATGACGACAACGAGCTTTTCGGCCTTCTGGTCGACTATCTGCAAGACGAAGGCTTTTCATGCGCCCATGCGCCGGACGCCGAGACCGGGTTAAAAAAGTCCGCTGAAAGCCGCTTCGATATCATCGTGCTGGATGTCATGCTTCCCGGCGTGAACGGCTTTGAGGTCTTGCGCCGTCTGCGGTCGAGCAGCCATGCAAACGCCGTCCCGGTGCTCATGCTTACGGCCAGGGGGGAGGAAATCGACCGCATCGTCGGGCTGGAAATGGGCGCTGACGATTATCTCGGCAAACCGTTCAACCCCAGAGAACTGGTCGCGCGGCTGCGGGCCGTCTTGCGCCGCGCCGGCGCGGGCAAGCCGGAAACGCAGGCCGTGCAGCAGGTGGAAGATATCAGCATCAACCACGCGGCGCACAGCGTTACGGCTAACGGCAAACAGCATGATCTGACCGGAGCCGAAATACGCCTGTTGCGGCACCTTGTTGAGAACATCGGGAACATCGTCAGCCGGGATTTTCTCTACAAGTCCATTTTCGGGCATCCGGCATACCCGACGGATCGCAGCCTTGATATGCTGGTAAGCCGCCTGCGGAAAAAGTTGGGGGGCCGCCCCGACGGGGGGGAAAGAATCAAAGCCGTGCGTGGCGAAGGCTATGTGTACTTGCTCTCCGGGGAACAGTCATGA
- a CDS encoding Periplasmic sensor signal transduction histidine kinase (fragment): MSRERSAIKNRLNGLPLFWKVYGFIVGLLIFVVALAEFILEPIAEKMLAGLYGGFQPWHEVVIWAVSILIPSLACGYVLSKILSLKLGKMAKAAKALARGNLEIRLPVTNNEADAFDVLAQTFNEMALAIKTQRQYGRRLLADISHELRSPLTRMSVAAGLLSRRHEPEEREALLRRLEKELERMNELVSTLLLQGSDKGEASRAMEPIGINDLLLELADDFAFQGKTLQKDVLLDAAGGLTIYGNAALLQRMLSNLLANAVFYTPEHSTVDVTARIDKENVVIAIRDYGPGVPEEQLEEIFRAFYRVDSSRARASGGVGLGLALAREAAIHHGGNIVARNAGPGLLVTVTLPLHADAKDE; the protein is encoded by the coding sequence ATGAGCCGGGAACGTTCCGCAATAAAAAACCGGTTGAACGGGTTGCCGCTTTTCTGGAAAGTATACGGCTTCATCGTCGGTCTGCTTATTTTTGTCGTGGCCCTGGCGGAGTTCATCCTTGAGCCCATCGCCGAAAAGATGCTGGCGGGTCTGTACGGCGGGTTTCAGCCCTGGCATGAAGTCGTCATCTGGGCCGTCAGCATCCTTATCCCCTCACTCGCCTGCGGGTATGTTCTCTCCAAAATTTTATCCCTGAAGCTCGGGAAAATGGCGAAAGCCGCCAAAGCCCTGGCGCGGGGCAATCTTGAGATCCGTTTGCCCGTCACGAATAATGAAGCGGATGCGTTTGACGTGCTGGCTCAAACGTTTAATGAAATGGCCCTCGCCATCAAAACGCAGCGGCAATACGGGCGCAGGCTTTTGGCGGACATTTCGCATGAACTGCGCTCGCCGCTCACCCGCATGTCCGTGGCGGCGGGGCTGTTGTCCCGCAGGCACGAACCGGAGGAACGGGAAGCGCTTCTGCGCCGCCTGGAAAAAGAATTGGAGCGCATGAATGAGTTGGTGAGCACGCTGCTGTTGCAAGGAAGCGACAAGGGCGAGGCGTCCCGCGCCATGGAACCGATCGGCATCAACGACTTGCTGCTTGAGCTGGCCGACGATTTCGCCTTTCAGGGAAAAACCCTTCAGAAAGACGTTTTGCTTGATGCCGCAGGCGGCCTGACCATCTACGGCAATGCCGCGTTGCTGCAACGTATGTTGAGCAATCTGCTGGCGAACGCCGTGTTCTACACGCCCGAGCACAGCACGGTGGACGTCACCGCCCGGATTGATAAGGAAAACGTGGTTATCGCCATACGCGATTACGGCCCCGGCGTGCCGGAAGAACAATTGGAAGAAATTTTCAGGGCTTTTTACCGCGTGGACTCTTCACGGGCGCGCGCCAGCGGCGGCGTGGGATTGGGGCTGGCCCTGGCGCGGGAAGCCGCCATTCACCACGGCGGCAACATTGTGGCCCGGAACGCCGGGCCGGGGCTTCTGGTCACGGTAACCCTGCCGCTCCACGCCGATGCCAAAGACGAATAG
- a CDS encoding putative Phosphoesterase PA-phosphatase-like protein (Evidence 3 : Function proposed based on presence of conserved amino acid motif, structural feature or limited homology): protein MVSLRTPPPFPVYALFSLAALLCVIGESVPALDRCVQDYFFRNGEWLLTERFHAAHKTLLYTAPKVLVGLIGGAFLLLFFIALTRSATVKHLDAWKKPALLVGLSIALVPLTVAGIKAATGVYGPVDLLPYGGKHPHIGLLQQLWHYGHTAGGRSFPAGHASGGFALISLYYLPVSRLVKRALLTLGLCAGWLMGLYQTARGEHFISHTLATMCITLAVVTFLARKLRL, encoded by the coding sequence ATGGTTTCTCTTCGCACCCCGCCCCCCTTTCCCGTATACGCGCTGTTTTCACTTGCCGCGCTGTTGTGCGTGATAGGGGAAAGCGTTCCCGCCCTTGACCGTTGCGTGCAGGACTATTTTTTCCGCAACGGCGAATGGCTTCTGACGGAACGATTCCATGCCGCCCATAAAACGCTTCTCTACACCGCGCCCAAAGTGCTTGTCGGTCTCATCGGCGGCGCATTCCTGCTCCTTTTTTTCATTGCCCTGACCCGTTCCGCAACGGTGAAACACCTGGACGCCTGGAAAAAGCCCGCGCTGCTTGTGGGTTTGAGCATCGCCCTGGTGCCGTTGACGGTTGCGGGCATCAAGGCCGCCACCGGCGTTTACGGCCCGGTCGATCTTCTTCCCTACGGCGGCAAGCATCCGCATATCGGTCTGCTGCAACAACTTTGGCACTACGGCCATACAGCCGGCGGGCGCAGTTTTCCGGCCGGACACGCCAGCGGGGGGTTCGCGCTGATTTCTTTATATTATTTACCGGTATCCCGCCTCGTCAAAAGGGCCCTGCTCACCCTGGGATTGTGCGCGGGCTGGCTTATGGGCTTGTATCAGACAGCGAGGGGGGAACACTTCATATCGCATACCCTGGCCACCATGTGCATCACGCTGGCGGTAGTCACCTTCCTCGCCCGGAAGTTACGGTTATAA